Proteins from a genomic interval of Fuerstiella sp.:
- a CDS encoding response regulator has translation MMTEFFAEFRLLIADDNSSFRKIMREVLERRFRFEICEVSCGEEAVDCVQEYQIDIVLLDMHMQHMTGLDTIRVLKDMNELRPCILITSDDSDELRRDASEVNAHTVLQKPVRRQELVTTVSQALHDAYDAPLADDFLA, from the coding sequence ATGATGACCGAGTTTTTCGCAGAATTTCGACTTCTCATCGCAGATGACAACTCCTCCTTCCGCAAAATCATGCGCGAAGTACTGGAGCGACGTTTCCGCTTTGAGATCTGTGAAGTCAGCTGTGGTGAAGAAGCAGTGGACTGCGTGCAGGAGTACCAGATCGACATCGTACTGCTTGACATGCACATGCAGCACATGACGGGACTCGACACAATTCGCGTTCTTAAAGATATGAATGAACTGCGACCCTGTATTCTGATCACGTCTGACGACAGCGACGAATTGCGGCGTGATGCCTCAGAAGTGAATGCTCACACGGTGCTGCAGAAGCCGGTGCGACGTCAGGAACTGGTCACCACAGTGTCCCAGGCGCTGCACGACGCGTATGATGCTCCACTCGCAGACGATTTT